A part of Jiangella alba genomic DNA contains:
- a CDS encoding mannosyltransferase family protein: MTARTLAERVRGVDRDALGIWLATRVSMWITAGATGWMFVAAGQDVVPALDRWQQWDYWHYLGIALHGYGGQPTGVPNEAFFPGFPAFLWLGSELGLRHVAAGLIVSLVAGAIAAVALGRIGELEGGQRIGRLTVVVWAVSPSAVFLAAPYTEALFLACAFPAWLAARRQHWLAAGVLTALSCTVRVSGVFLAVAVAVQWLTTRREAVERSGRPWWSGLGWLFLPALPLLAWSLYLESETGDWLAWLHAQAEGWDRHFTWPWTSLDTTWQAAFGGTQSPGFAWMFRAEIVAMLVGVVLTGALLWWRRWGEATWIGLQVIAFGTSTWFFSVPRATLLWWPLWVTIALLAARRRWVLWAYLAVSVPLMSVWAAAYLTGRWAG, encoded by the coding sequence ATGACGGCCCGGACGCTGGCCGAGCGGGTCCGCGGCGTCGACCGCGACGCCCTCGGCATCTGGCTGGCCACCCGCGTCTCGATGTGGATCACCGCCGGCGCCACCGGCTGGATGTTCGTCGCCGCCGGCCAGGACGTCGTCCCCGCCCTGGACCGGTGGCAGCAGTGGGACTACTGGCACTACCTCGGCATCGCGCTGCACGGCTACGGCGGCCAGCCCACCGGCGTCCCCAACGAGGCGTTCTTCCCCGGCTTCCCGGCGTTCCTCTGGCTCGGCAGCGAACTGGGGCTGCGGCACGTCGCCGCCGGGCTGATCGTGTCGCTGGTGGCCGGCGCCATCGCCGCCGTGGCGCTGGGCCGCATCGGCGAACTGGAGGGCGGCCAGCGGATCGGCCGGCTCACCGTCGTCGTCTGGGCCGTGTCGCCGTCGGCGGTGTTCCTCGCCGCCCCGTACACCGAGGCACTCTTCCTCGCCTGCGCGTTCCCGGCCTGGCTGGCGGCGCGACGGCAGCACTGGCTGGCGGCCGGCGTGCTGACGGCGCTGTCGTGCACGGTGCGGGTCAGCGGTGTGTTCCTCGCCGTCGCCGTCGCCGTCCAGTGGCTGACCACCCGGCGCGAGGCCGTCGAGCGGTCCGGCCGGCCCTGGTGGTCCGGCCTCGGCTGGCTGTTCCTGCCCGCGCTGCCGCTGCTCGCGTGGTCGCTCTACCTCGAGTCCGAGACCGGCGACTGGCTGGCCTGGCTGCACGCCCAGGCCGAAGGCTGGGACCGCCACTTCACCTGGCCGTGGACGTCGCTCGACACCACGTGGCAGGCCGCGTTCGGCGGCACGCAGTCGCCCGGGTTCGCGTGGATGTTCCGTGCCGAGATCGTCGCCATGCTCGTCGGCGTCGTGCTGACCGGCGCCCTGCTCTGGTGGCGCCGCTGGGGCGAGGCCACGTGGATCGGCCTGCAGGTCATCGCCTTCGGCACGTCGACGTGGTTCTTCTCGGTGCCCCGGGCCACGCTGCTGTGGTGGCCGCTGTGGGTGACGATCGCCCTGCTGGCCGCTCGGCGACGGTGGGTTCTGTGGGCCTACCTCGCCGTGTCCGTGCCGTTGATGTCGGTCTGGGCGGCCGCCTATCTGACGGGTCGCTGGGCGGGCTAG
- a CDS encoding alanine racemase: MSLTLHIAADQWRGRVRRYVQDASAAGVTVVPVTKGNGYGFGNAVLAAEAARLGVATLAVGTYDELPAVGPEFGGDLLVLSPWRPWLAGAVGDDRVVHTVSRLEDLRQLAAGAARPRVVVEVLTSMRRHGIDPGELAETAKLLDDVRFEGFALHLPLAGDHTAEATTLARRAFEAVPTAARTVWASHLGAERAAAVGRDTDAEVRLRVATALWLGDRSGLTPRATVLDVHRVRRGETYGYRQRRARRDGAVVVVAGGTAHGVALQAPVAASSLRQRATALARGGLEAGGRSLSPFRVAGKQRWFAEPPHMQCSMIWLPADVEPPTVGDQLDVEVRFTTTSFDALAWD; this comes from the coding sequence GTGTCCCTGACCCTGCACATCGCCGCCGACCAGTGGCGCGGCCGGGTGCGCCGCTACGTCCAGGACGCCTCCGCCGCGGGCGTCACCGTCGTCCCCGTCACCAAGGGCAACGGCTACGGCTTCGGCAACGCCGTGCTGGCGGCCGAGGCGGCCCGGCTGGGGGTGGCCACGCTCGCCGTCGGCACCTACGACGAGCTGCCCGCCGTCGGCCCCGAGTTCGGCGGTGACCTACTGGTGCTGTCGCCGTGGCGGCCGTGGCTGGCCGGCGCCGTCGGCGACGACCGTGTCGTGCACACCGTTTCGCGGCTCGAGGACCTGCGCCAGTTGGCCGCCGGCGCCGCCCGGCCGCGGGTGGTCGTCGAGGTGCTGACGAGCATGCGACGGCACGGCATCGACCCCGGCGAGCTGGCCGAGACGGCGAAGCTGCTCGACGACGTGCGGTTCGAGGGGTTCGCGCTGCACCTGCCGCTGGCCGGCGACCACACCGCCGAGGCGACGACGCTGGCCCGGCGCGCGTTCGAGGCGGTCCCGACGGCGGCGCGGACGGTCTGGGCGAGCCACCTGGGCGCCGAGCGCGCGGCGGCCGTCGGCCGCGACACCGACGCCGAGGTGCGGCTGCGGGTGGCGACGGCGCTCTGGCTCGGCGACCGCTCCGGGCTGACCCCCCGGGCGACGGTGCTGGACGTGCACCGGGTGCGGCGCGGCGAGACGTACGGCTACCGGCAGCGCCGGGCCCGCCGCGACGGCGCCGTCGTGGTGGTCGCGGGCGGCACGGCGCACGGGGTGGCGCTGCAGGCCCCGGTCGCGGCGAGCTCGCTGCGGCAGCGGGCGACGGCGCTGGCCCGCGGCGGGCTGGAGGCGGGCGGACGGTCGCTGTCGCCCTTCCGCGTCGCCGGCAAGCAGCGCTGGTTCGCCGAGCCGCCGCACATGCAGTGCTCGATGATCTGGCTCCCCGCCGACGTCGAGCCGCCCACCGTCGGCGACCAACTCGACGTCGAGGTCCGCTTCACCACGACGTCCTTCGACGCCCTCGCCTGGGACTAA
- a CDS encoding lipid II:glycine glycyltransferase FemX yields MTRSSALTVREITSDQHLAAIAERPSVSFLQTPAWGVVKRDWRSRSVGWFDGDKLVGVALVLYRKAPRVRRYLAYVPEGPSIDWDGISAVGDLQRWLAPLVEHVKAQGAFGLRMGPRVVGRRWSNATLKSALADPGVARLRDVPADETTATGTALAEQLTALGWRPPAEVDGFAAGQPRHVFQLPLEGRSEDDVLKGFNQLWRRNIKKADKSGVVVSLGTVADLPEFHRIYAETAQRDAFTPRPLSYFEGMWAAMTGEAPERLRLYLAHHEGDLVAAATMTRVGTHAWYSYGASTTTKRDVRGSNAIQWRMMRDALAEGCAVYDLRGITDTLSEDDPHAGLIRFKLGTGGHAVEYVGEWDLPISRVLYSAFDLYMKRRS; encoded by the coding sequence GTGACACGCTCCTCCGCCCTCACCGTCCGAGAGATCACGAGCGACCAGCATCTCGCCGCGATCGCCGAACGGCCTTCCGTCAGCTTCCTCCAGACACCGGCGTGGGGCGTGGTCAAGCGCGACTGGCGGTCCCGCTCCGTCGGCTGGTTCGACGGCGACAAGCTGGTCGGGGTGGCGCTGGTGCTGTACCGCAAAGCGCCGCGGGTGCGCCGCTATCTCGCCTACGTCCCCGAGGGCCCGAGCATCGACTGGGACGGCATCTCCGCCGTCGGCGACCTCCAGCGCTGGCTCGCCCCGTTGGTCGAGCACGTGAAGGCGCAGGGCGCGTTCGGCCTGCGCATGGGGCCGAGGGTGGTGGGCCGCCGCTGGTCCAACGCGACCCTGAAGAGCGCCCTGGCCGACCCCGGCGTCGCCCGGCTGCGCGACGTCCCTGCCGACGAGACCACCGCCACGGGCACCGCGCTGGCCGAGCAGCTGACGGCGCTGGGCTGGCGCCCGCCGGCCGAGGTCGACGGCTTCGCCGCCGGCCAGCCGCGGCACGTGTTCCAGCTGCCGCTCGAGGGCCGGTCCGAGGACGACGTCCTCAAGGGCTTCAACCAGCTGTGGCGACGCAACATCAAGAAGGCCGACAAGTCCGGCGTCGTCGTCTCGCTCGGCACCGTCGCCGACCTGCCGGAGTTCCACCGCATCTACGCCGAGACCGCCCAGCGCGACGCGTTCACGCCGCGCCCGCTGTCGTACTTCGAGGGCATGTGGGCGGCCATGACGGGCGAGGCGCCGGAGCGGCTGCGGCTCTACCTGGCGCACCACGAGGGCGACCTCGTCGCGGCGGCCACCATGACCCGCGTCGGCACGCACGCCTGGTACTCCTACGGCGCCTCGACGACGACCAAGCGCGACGTCCGCGGCTCCAACGCGATTCAGTGGCGCATGATGCGCGACGCGCTGGCCGAGGGGTGCGCCGTCTACGACCTGCGCGGCATCACCGACACGCTGTCCGAGGACGACCCGCACGCGGGCCTCATCCGGTTCAAGCTGGGCACCGGCGGCCACGCGGTCGAGTACGTCGGGGAGTGGGACCTGCCGATCTCGCGGGTCCTCTACTCCGCCTTCGACCTCTACATGAAGCGCCGGAGCTGA
- a CDS encoding YceI family protein has translation MAEAHIARNVHPWNGLTVPAAGVFTLDPEHADVTFAVRYLMLTQIKGRFDDVRATLTLGEDPTASQVEVVVGTASLSTGEDDRDQRLRSPDFFDVAEHPELTFRSTTIAHVEGNEFVLAGDLTIRGTTRPVEFRASFDGVGFDPWGAQVVGLSARTEIDRERWGLTWNRALETGGVLIGKTVVLEIDAEFTRPAQPDTPGRS, from the coding sequence ATGGCCGAGGCACACATCGCCCGCAACGTGCACCCGTGGAACGGGCTGACGGTGCCGGCCGCCGGCGTCTTCACGCTCGACCCCGAGCACGCCGACGTGACGTTCGCCGTCCGGTACCTGATGCTCACGCAGATCAAGGGCCGCTTCGACGACGTCCGGGCGACGCTGACCCTCGGCGAGGACCCCACCGCGTCGCAGGTCGAGGTCGTCGTCGGCACGGCCAGCCTGTCCACCGGCGAGGACGACCGCGACCAGCGGCTGCGCTCGCCCGATTTCTTCGACGTCGCCGAGCACCCGGAGCTGACCTTCCGGTCCACCACCATCGCGCACGTCGAGGGCAACGAGTTCGTGCTGGCCGGCGACCTCACCATCCGGGGCACCACGCGGCCGGTGGAGTTCCGGGCCAGCTTCGACGGCGTCGGCTTCGACCCGTGGGGGGCGCAGGTCGTCGGGCTCAGCGCGCGCACCGAGATCGACCGCGAACGCTGGGGCCTCACGTGGAACCGCGCCCTCGAGACCGGCGGGGTGCTGATCGGCAAGACGGTCGTGCTGGAGATCGACGCCGAGTTCACCCGCCCGGCACAACCGGACACTCCCGGACGTTCGTGA
- a CDS encoding MarR family winged helix-turn-helix transcriptional regulator yields MATTRIIDDDRLTAVGLLVEVHRGLTNKFAARLGRHGLSENELEILLRLGRTPNCQLRMSDLAAQTSLTTSGVTRVVDRLERAGLVVRASCDTDRRGTWAVLTDTGLERVTAAVADHIEDVDRWYTGLLTPEQLQALTEALRIVRDTVRPEAVAGVAEAARARPHVDA; encoded by the coding sequence ATGGCGACGACGCGAATCATCGACGACGACCGGCTGACCGCCGTCGGCCTGCTCGTCGAGGTGCACCGGGGGCTGACCAACAAGTTCGCCGCCCGCCTGGGCCGCCACGGCCTGTCCGAGAACGAGCTGGAGATCCTGCTGCGGCTGGGTCGCACGCCCAACTGCCAGCTGCGCATGAGCGACCTCGCCGCGCAGACCAGCCTGACCACCAGTGGCGTCACCCGCGTGGTCGACCGGCTGGAGCGGGCCGGCCTGGTGGTGCGGGCCAGCTGCGACACCGACCGCCGCGGCACCTGGGCCGTCCTCACCGACACCGGCCTCGAGCGGGTCACGGCCGCCGTCGCCGACCACATCGAGGACGTCGACCGCTGGTACACCGGCCTGCTGACGCCGGAGCAGCTGCAGGCCCTGACCGAGGCCCTGCGCATCGTCCGCGACACCGTCCGGCCCGAGGCCGTCGCCGGCGTGGCGGAGGCGGCCCGGGCGCGGCCGCACGTGGACGCCTGA
- a CDS encoding deoxyribonuclease IV: protein MAEQRIGAHVKLGDPISTSKSTGAGAVQIFLGDPQDWKAPKLAYPGGAEALKADTEAAGLTVYVHAPYVVNVATTNNRIRIPSRKILQQHVDVAAQVGAAGLVVHGGHVLKGDDPQTGVDNWRKAAEQLDAKVPVFIENTAGGDYAMARKLDRLAALWDAVGEFGFGFCLDTCHAFSAGIAPEDMVEKTRAITGRIDLVHANDSRDPFDSGADRHATIGTGSIGGEAIVAVIEAAGTDAIVETPAEGQAADVAYLLDHVKTR from the coding sequence ATGGCTGAGCAGCGCATCGGAGCCCACGTGAAGCTGGGCGATCCCATCTCGACGTCGAAGTCCACCGGGGCCGGCGCGGTGCAGATCTTCCTGGGCGACCCGCAGGACTGGAAGGCGCCGAAGCTGGCGTACCCAGGCGGAGCCGAGGCGCTGAAGGCCGACACCGAGGCGGCGGGGCTGACGGTGTACGTGCACGCGCCGTACGTCGTCAACGTCGCCACCACGAACAACCGCATCCGCATCCCGAGCCGGAAGATCCTGCAGCAGCACGTCGACGTCGCGGCGCAGGTCGGCGCGGCCGGGCTGGTGGTGCACGGCGGCCACGTGCTGAAGGGCGACGACCCGCAGACCGGCGTCGACAACTGGCGCAAGGCGGCCGAGCAGCTCGACGCGAAGGTGCCGGTGTTCATCGAGAACACCGCGGGCGGCGACTACGCCATGGCCCGCAAGCTCGACCGGCTGGCCGCGCTGTGGGACGCCGTCGGCGAGTTCGGGTTCGGGTTCTGCCTCGACACCTGCCACGCGTTCTCGGCCGGCATCGCACCCGAGGACATGGTGGAGAAGACGCGGGCCATCACCGGGCGCATCGACCTCGTGCACGCCAACGACAGCCGCGACCCGTTCGACTCCGGCGCCGACCGCCACGCCACCATCGGCACCGGCAGCATCGGCGGCGAGGCCATCGTCGCGGTCATCGAGGCGGCGGGCACCGACGCCATCGTCGAGACGCCGGCCGAGGGCCAGGCGGCCGACGTCGCCTACCTCCTCGACCACGTCAAGACCCGCTAG
- the rpsF gene encoding 30S ribosomal protein S6, with protein MRRYEVMVILDPESEERTVQPSLEQYLGVVREAGGSVEKIDIWGRRKLSYEISKKSEGIYAVLDVTCEADTVAELDRQLGLSETVLRTKVVRPEAH; from the coding sequence ATGCGTCGCTATGAGGTCATGGTGATCCTGGACCCCGAGTCCGAGGAGCGCACCGTGCAGCCCAGCCTCGAGCAGTACCTCGGGGTCGTACGTGAGGCCGGTGGCTCGGTCGAGAAGATCGACATCTGGGGCCGCCGCAAGCTCTCGTACGAGATCAGCAAGAAGAGCGAGGGCATCTACGCGGTGCTCGACGTCACGTGCGAGGCCGACACCGTGGCAGAGCTCGACCGCCAGCTCGGACTCTCCGAGACGGTGCTGCGTACCAAGGTCGTTCGGCCGGAAGCCCACTGA
- a CDS encoding single-stranded DNA-binding protein: MAGETVITVVGNLTDDPELRFTPSGAAVANFRVASTPRTFNRQTSTWEDGDPLFLSCSVWRQAAENAAESLQRGMRVVVTGRLKQRSYETREGEKRTVIELDVDEIGPSLRYATAKVTRTQRSGGGGGGFSGGGQPSGGGNDPWATPSGGGAPQQGGGGNDPWGAPAGPSSDEPPF; encoded by the coding sequence ATGGCAGGCGAGACCGTCATCACGGTCGTCGGCAACTTGACCGACGACCCTGAGCTGCGCTTCACGCCCAGCGGCGCCGCGGTCGCGAACTTCCGCGTCGCGTCCACGCCGCGCACGTTCAACCGGCAGACCAGCACGTGGGAAGACGGCGATCCGTTGTTCCTGTCGTGCTCGGTGTGGCGCCAGGCGGCCGAGAACGCCGCCGAGTCGCTGCAGCGCGGTATGCGGGTCGTCGTGACGGGCCGGCTCAAGCAGCGCTCGTACGAGACCCGCGAGGGTGAGAAGCGCACGGTCATCGAGCTCGACGTCGACGAGATCGGCCCGAGCCTGCGCTACGCCACGGCCAAGGTCACCCGGACCCAGCGGTCCGGCGGTGGCGGCGGCGGTTTCAGTGGCGGTGGCCAGCCCTCCGGCGGTGGCAACGACCCGTGGGCCACCCCGTCCGGCGGCGGTGCGCCGCAGCAGGGCGGCGGCGGCAACGACCCCTGGGGTGCGCCGGCCGGACCCTCGTCCGACGAGCCCCCGTTCTGA
- the rpsR gene encoding 30S ribosomal protein S18 yields MAKPPLRKPKKKVCAFCKDKVDYVDYKDTSLLRKYISDRGKIRARRVTGNCTRHQRDVATAIKNAREMALLPYTSTAR; encoded by the coding sequence ATGGCAAAGCCCCCGCTGCGCAAGCCGAAGAAGAAGGTTTGCGCCTTCTGCAAGGACAAGGTCGACTACGTCGACTACAAGGACACCTCGCTGCTGCGCAAGTACATCTCCGACCGCGGCAAGATCCGGGCCCGTCGCGTCACCGGCAACTGCACGCGCCACCAGCGCGACGTCGCCACGGCCATCAAGAACGCCCGCGAGATGGCGCTGCTGCCGTACACCTCGACGGCTCGCTGA
- the rplI gene encoding 50S ribosomal protein L9, with protein sequence MKLILTQEVPGLGAAGDVVEVKDGYGRNYLVPRGFAIAWTKGGQKEIDSIRRARSAREFADLDSARAVKAQLEGTAVKLVAKAGDSGRLFGAVTSADIATAVTASGGPAIDKRRIEVGSPIKTVGTHSVTVRLHPEVAANVALEVVPA encoded by the coding sequence ATGAAGCTGATTCTCACCCAGGAAGTGCCGGGGCTCGGTGCCGCCGGCGACGTCGTCGAGGTCAAGGACGGCTACGGCCGCAACTACCTCGTGCCGCGTGGCTTCGCGATCGCGTGGACCAAGGGTGGGCAGAAGGAGATCGACTCCATCCGCCGCGCCCGCTCGGCCCGCGAGTTCGCCGACCTCGACTCCGCTCGCGCGGTCAAGGCCCAGCTCGAGGGCACGGCCGTGAAGCTGGTCGCCAAGGCCGGCGACTCCGGTCGCCTGTTCGGCGCCGTCACCTCGGCCGACATCGCGACGGCCGTCACGGCGTCCGGTGGCCCGGCCATCGACAAGCGCCGCATCGAGGTGGGCAGCCCGATCAAGACGGTCGGCACCCACAGCGTCACGGTGCGGCTGCACCCCGAGGTCGCGGCGAACGTCGCGCTCGAGGTCGTCCCGGCCTGA
- a CDS encoding TetR/AcrR family transcriptional regulator — protein sequence MLDRDPRSTRTRIQNVALELFAEQGYDKTSLRELSERLGMTKSSLYYYFKSKDDIVQSLVDDLLTAVDEVVDWSRGQQPTAESRRELIERYAKAIRGQGTPLLRFLMENQPALRMHACGDALSRRMRVLLDFVVDPHDPLPVQLCGRMAFFALHGAPMIMTDAEATTDEIFDAACAVALSMLPDDDGERPLV from the coding sequence ATGCTCGACCGAGACCCTCGCAGCACGCGAACGCGCATCCAGAACGTCGCGCTGGAGCTGTTCGCCGAGCAGGGCTACGACAAGACGTCGCTGCGCGAGCTGTCCGAGCGTCTCGGCATGACGAAGTCGTCGCTCTACTACTACTTCAAGAGCAAGGACGACATCGTCCAGAGCCTGGTCGACGACCTGCTGACGGCGGTCGACGAGGTGGTCGACTGGTCCCGTGGCCAGCAGCCGACGGCCGAGAGCCGGCGCGAGCTGATCGAGCGGTACGCCAAGGCCATCCGCGGGCAGGGCACGCCGCTGCTGCGGTTCCTGATGGAGAACCAGCCCGCGCTGCGCATGCACGCGTGCGGCGACGCGCTGAGCCGGCGCATGCGGGTGCTGCTCGACTTCGTCGTCGACCCGCACGACCCGCTGCCGGTGCAGCTGTGCGGGCGCATGGCGTTCTTCGCGCTGCACGGCGCCCCGATGATCATGACCGACGCCGAGGCGACCACGGACGAGATCTTCGACGCCGCCTGCGCGGTCGCGCTGTCGATGCTGCCCGACGACGACGGCGAGCGCCCGCTGGTCTGA
- a CDS encoding sensor histidine kinase, translated as MGALRTIVAPLAGRRLVRRGVHLLLGGVIVLPYVLLIVAFVQLFTEPGTPYVPAGVLAAVTFVIGTVPPFLPAMRALEITATRGLLDVDLPDPAADPPWESRLFGAGWYVLHLLSGGVAMAAVLFSAPTAVLLVVRGLGLDDGAGIAGLALLDDVGGVWAVLAGLGLVVATAYLVAGLGALLAWFAPLLLGPSPAELRLAMEAQAQEFAERNRLARDLHDSVGHALTVTTLQAAAARRVLDTDPEFARRALVAVEEAGRAAMEDLDHVLGVLRAGGTAPDDAASPQRTLADLPRLIDDTRTTGMDLEATVDGDLAAVPPALSREAYRIVQEGLTNAARHAAHVPVRLRVAATADGLDIDVSNPLPDGAPLSPRANGGRGLRGMRERVRLLRGDLSAQAADGEWRVRVHLPGREGR; from the coding sequence GTGGGAGCGCTCCGGACCATCGTCGCGCCGCTCGCCGGGCGCCGGTTGGTCCGCCGGGGCGTGCATCTGCTGCTCGGCGGCGTCATCGTGCTGCCGTACGTGCTGCTGATCGTCGCGTTCGTGCAGTTGTTCACCGAGCCGGGCACGCCCTATGTCCCGGCCGGGGTGCTGGCGGCGGTCACGTTCGTCATCGGCACGGTGCCGCCGTTCCTGCCGGCGATGCGGGCGCTGGAGATCACCGCGACCCGCGGCCTGCTCGACGTCGACCTGCCCGATCCCGCCGCCGATCCGCCGTGGGAGAGCCGGCTGTTCGGCGCCGGCTGGTACGTGCTGCACCTGCTCAGCGGCGGCGTGGCGATGGCTGCGGTGCTGTTCTCGGCCCCGACTGCGGTGCTGCTGGTGGTGCGCGGGCTGGGGCTGGACGACGGTGCCGGCATCGCCGGGCTGGCGCTGCTCGACGACGTCGGCGGGGTGTGGGCGGTGCTGGCCGGCCTCGGGCTGGTCGTCGCCACGGCGTACCTGGTGGCCGGGCTGGGCGCGTTGCTGGCGTGGTTCGCGCCGCTGCTGCTGGGCCCGTCGCCGGCCGAGCTGCGGCTGGCCATGGAGGCGCAGGCGCAGGAGTTCGCCGAACGCAACCGGCTGGCCCGCGACCTGCACGACTCCGTCGGTCACGCCCTGACGGTGACGACGCTGCAGGCGGCGGCCGCGCGCCGGGTCCTCGACACCGATCCCGAGTTCGCCCGCCGTGCGCTGGTCGCGGTCGAGGAAGCCGGCCGGGCCGCCATGGAGGACCTCGACCACGTGCTCGGTGTGCTCCGCGCGGGCGGCACGGCCCCGGACGACGCCGCGTCGCCGCAACGCACGTTGGCCGACCTGCCGCGACTGATCGACGACACCCGGACCACCGGCATGGACCTGGAGGCGACGGTCGACGGCGACCTCGCCGCCGTGCCGCCGGCGCTGTCGCGCGAGGCGTACCGCATCGTGCAGGAGGGCCTGACGAACGCGGCCCGGCACGCGGCGCACGTGCCGGTCCGGCTGCGGGTGGCCGCGACGGCGGACGGTCTGGACATCGACGTGTCGAACCCGCTGCCCGACGGCGCGCCGTTGTCGCCGCGGGCCAACGGTGGCCGCGGGCTGCGCGGCATGCGAGAGCGCGTGCGGTTGCTGCGCGGAGACCTGTCCGCGCAGGCCGCGGACGGGGAGTGGCGGGTGCGGGTGCACCTGCCGGGGCGGGAGGGCCGGTGA